Within the Streptomyces sp. R41 genome, the region CGCACTCGTCGGCAGGCCCCCCGACCAGAAGAAGGCGTCGATCTTGTGCTGCTTGAGCAGGCCGGGCATGGTCGCGATGCCGTCGGCCAGCGGCTTGATGTCCTTGTCGGGGTCGAGTCCGGCCGCCTGGAGCACATGGGTCGCTATCAGCCGTACGCCGGAACCACTCGGTCCTACGGCGACCGTCTTGCCCCGCAGGTCCGCCACGGACTTCACGGACGACGAGCGCGGGACGACGAGGTGCACATAGTCGTCGTAGAGCCGGGCGCAGCCGCGCAACCGGCCCGCTCCCGGCTTGTTCTCCAGTATGTACGTCTCCACCGCGTCGGCCGCCGCGATGGTGTAGTCGGCCTTCCCCGTCGCCACACGCAGGACGTTGTCCTGCGACCCGTCGCTGTTCTGCAGCCGTACGTCCACGCGCGGCATGTCCTTGGCGATGGCGCCCTGAAGGAGCATGCCGTACTTCTGGTAGACCCCGGTCGGCGTGCCCGTGCTGAACGTGATCGTCCCGCTCGGGGACTCCTCGCCCGGCAGCAGCCACCACAGCAGCAGCCCGAAGACCGCGAAAGCGGCCGCCGAGCCGAGCAGCGCGCGGCGCCGGCCGATGCGGGGGAGTGCCTGGAACATGCGCGCGATCCTGCCAGCCCGGGGGCTGTCCTGACCAGGCCGGGCTCAATGCTCTGCGTTGTCGGGGGAGCGCAGCGGATCGATAGGGTCGGCGGATGCAGCCCTCTCCCGTCTCCCTGGTCCGTGAATTCCACCTTGCTTTCGGCCTCGACGCCCGCACCGTGCCGACGGAGGTCTCCCCGGAGCTGGCGGCCCACCGCGGCGAACTGCTCGCCGAGGAGGCCGCCGAGGTCGCCGAGGTCTCGGTCACCGGCCCGCTCGACCGGCTGGCACACGAACTGGCCGACGTCGTGTACGTGGCGTACGGGACGGCGCTCGTCCATGGGATCGACCTCGACGCGGTGATCGCCGAGATCCACCGGTCCAACATGACGAAACTGGGCCCCGACGGCAGGGTCGCCCGCAGGGCCGACGGCAAGGTCCTCAAGGGGGACCACTACCGTGCCCCGGACGTCTCGGAGATCCTCCGCCGCCAGGGCTGGACGGCCGCGGAGGCGTAGGGGGACCGGAGGTACTCCGGGCACCGCCTACCCTTGTCACATGAGCAGCGGCGACCGGAGTCAGGCAGTGGACGTTCAGCAATCCAAGACGTACGAAGTGCGCACCTACGGGTGCCAGATGAACGTCCATGACTCCGAACGGCTCTCCGGGCTCCTCGAAGACGCCGGTTACGTGCGCGCCCCCGAGGGGTCGGACGGCGACGCGGACGTGGTCGTCTTCAACACCTGCGCCGTACGCGAGAACGCCGACAACCGGCTGTACGGCAACCTCGGCCGCCTCGCCCCGATGAAGACGAAGCGCCCCGGGATGCAGATCGCCGTCGGTGGCTGTCTCGCGCAGAAGGACCGCGACACCATCGTGAAGAAGGCGCCCTGGGTGGACGTCGTCTTCGGGACGCACAACATCGGCAAGCTGCCGGTCCTCCTGGAGCGCGCCCGCGTACAGGAAGAGGCGCAGGTCGAGATCGCCGAGTCGCTCGAGGCGTTCCCGTCGACGCTGCCGACCCGCCGCGAGAGCGCGTACGCCGCCTGGGTCTCCATCTCGGTCGGCTGCAACAACACCTGCACCTTCTGCATCGTCCCGGCGCTGCGCGGCAAGGAGAAGGACCGCAGGACCGGCGACATCCTGGCCGAGATCGAGGCCCTGGTCGGCGAAGGCGTCTCGGAGATCACGCTGCTCGGACAGAACGTAAACGCTTACGGGAGCGACATCGGCGACCGTGAGGCCTTCAGCAAGCTGCTGCGTGCCTGCGGCCAGATCGAGGGACTGGAGCGCGTGCGCTTCACCTCGCCGCACCCGCGCGACTTCACCGACGACGTGATCGCGGCCATGGCCGAGACGCCGAACGTGATGCCGCAGCTGCACATGCCGCTCCAGTCCGGTTCGGACACCGTGCTGAAGGCGATGCGCCGCTCGTACCGCCAGGATCGCTACCTGGGGATCATCGAGAAGGTGCGGGCCGCCATCCCGCACGCGGCGATCACCACCGACATCATCGTGGGCTTCCCCGGCGAGACCGAGGAGGACTTCGAGCAGACCCTGCAGGTGGTCCGCGAGGCACGCTTCGCGCAAGCGTTTACCTTCCAGTACTCCAAGCGCCCTGGAACCCCGGCGGCCACCATGGAGGGGCAGATCCCCAAGGAGGTCGTCCAGGCGCGCTACGAGCGTCTCGTCGCTCTCCAGGAGGAGATCTCCTGGGCCGAGAACAAGTCCCAGGTCGGCCGCACCCTGGAGCTCATGGTCGCCGAGGGCGAGGGCCGCAAGGACGGCGCCACGCACCGCCTCTCCGGCCGCGCTCCCGACAACCGCCTGGTCCACTTCACCAAGCCCGACGAAGAGGTGCGCCCCGGTGACGTGGTCACCGTCGAGATCACGTACGCCGCCCCGCACCACCTGCTCGCCGAGGGCGCCGTACTGAACGTGCGCCGCACGCGCGCGGGGGACGCCTGGGAGAAGCACAACGCCGCCGAGGCCGCGAAGCCGGCGGGCGTCATGCTGGGGCTGCCGAAGATCGGGGCTCCGGAGCCGCTGCCGGTGACCACGGGTGGATGCGGGTGCGACTGAGTTCCTGGCACACTGCGTGACGGGAGGGAGCGCCACATGTTGCCGCACAGCGTTGAGTTCACCGAGCGGGCTGCCCACGCGCGTGACAGTCTGCCCGCGGAGCGGCGGGACCTGCTGGAGCGAGGCCTCGCCATACTGGTGACCGACCCGCGGCACAAGCTCTCGCACCCCGTCGGCGGCGATGAGGCGACCCGCGAGATAGCCCTGTCGCGGAACCTGTTCATCGAGTACGTGATCAGCGACGGCAAGCTCGTGGTGCTCGTCCTCACGCTCGTCGATCTCACGGACGTGCTGATCGAGGAGTGACGCTCGGCCTTCGCTCGGGGTTACGCTGCCGATCATGCTTGTAGCCGCCGCAGTCTGCCCCTGTCCGCCGGTGCTCGTCCCCGATGTCGCCGCCGGTGCGGCGCCCGAGCTGGACGCCGCACGGGCGGCGAGCAAGGACGCGTTGGGCGTGCTCGCCGCCTCCCGCCCCGACCTGCTGGTCGTCGTGGGTCCCGCCGAGCAGAGCGGACGCGGACCGTACCCACAAGGCACACGGGGGTCATTCCGCGGATTCGGTGTCGATCTCGACGTACGCCTCGGCGGAGACAAGCCGGGCCCAGTGGCCGCCGAGCGTTCGGAACGTGAGCTTCCGCCCTCGCTCGCCGTCGCCGCGTGGCTGCTGGAACGCACGGGCTGGTCCGACGCCCCCGTCGAAGGTCTCGGGGTGGAACTTCTCGAGGCCGAGCGGTGCATCCAAGTCGGAGGGGAAATCGGCGGCCGGGCCAAGAGGGTGGCACTGCTGGTGATGGGCGACGCCAGCGCGTGCCGGACGCTCAAGGCGCCTGGCTATCTCGACGAGCGCGCGGCGGGCTTCGACGCGGAGATCGCGCGTGCGCTCGGCGCGGCGGACGTGGCGGCCCTCAAGGCGCTGGACACCGAGCTGGCCCACGAGCTGAAGGTCTCGGGGCGAGCCCCCTGGCAGGTCCTCGCGGGCGCGGCAGAGGGTGCGGGGCTGGGCGGCGCGCTGCTCTACGACGATGCGCCGTACGGGGTG harbors:
- a CDS encoding MazG nucleotide pyrophosphohydrolase domain-containing protein, with the translated sequence MQPSPVSLVREFHLAFGLDARTVPTEVSPELAAHRGELLAEEAAEVAEVSVTGPLDRLAHELADVVYVAYGTALVHGIDLDAVIAEIHRSNMTKLGPDGRVARRADGKVLKGDHYRAPDVSEILRRQGWTAAEA
- a CDS encoding TAXI family TRAP transporter solute-binding subunit → MFQALPRIGRRRALLGSAAAFAVFGLLLWWLLPGEESPSGTITFSTGTPTGVYQKYGMLLQGAIAKDMPRVDVRLQNSDGSQDNVLRVATGKADYTIAAADAVETYILENKPGAGRLRGCARLYDDYVHLVVPRSSSVKSVADLRGKTVAVGPSGSGVRLIATHVLQAAGLDPDKDIKPLADGIATMPGLLKQHKIDAFFWSGGLPTSAVLELSKTSDIRLVPIGGDLIKKLHEQGGASRYYRAAVMPADAYPRAQRGSSVQTLAVANFLITREDADAKLTEELTRTVIASRDHIGAVVHAAQLVDLRTAIYTDPLPLHEGARRYYRSIKP
- a CDS encoding class III extradiol dioxygenase subunit B-like domain-containing protein, with translation MLVAAAVCPCPPVLVPDVAAGAAPELDAARAASKDALGVLAASRPDLLVVVGPAEQSGRGPYPQGTRGSFRGFGVDLDVRLGGDKPGPVAAERSERELPPSLAVAAWLLERTGWSDAPVEGLGVELLEAERCIQVGGEIGGRAKRVALLVMGDASACRTLKAPGYLDERAAGFDAEIARALGAADVAALKALDTELAHELKVSGRAPWQVLAGAAEGAGLGGALLYDDAPYGVGYLVAAWS
- the miaB gene encoding tRNA (N6-isopentenyl adenosine(37)-C2)-methylthiotransferase MiaB — its product is MSSGDRSQAVDVQQSKTYEVRTYGCQMNVHDSERLSGLLEDAGYVRAPEGSDGDADVVVFNTCAVRENADNRLYGNLGRLAPMKTKRPGMQIAVGGCLAQKDRDTIVKKAPWVDVVFGTHNIGKLPVLLERARVQEEAQVEIAESLEAFPSTLPTRRESAYAAWVSISVGCNNTCTFCIVPALRGKEKDRRTGDILAEIEALVGEGVSEITLLGQNVNAYGSDIGDREAFSKLLRACGQIEGLERVRFTSPHPRDFTDDVIAAMAETPNVMPQLHMPLQSGSDTVLKAMRRSYRQDRYLGIIEKVRAAIPHAAITTDIIVGFPGETEEDFEQTLQVVREARFAQAFTFQYSKRPGTPAATMEGQIPKEVVQARYERLVALQEEISWAENKSQVGRTLELMVAEGEGRKDGATHRLSGRAPDNRLVHFTKPDEEVRPGDVVTVEITYAAPHHLLAEGAVLNVRRTRAGDAWEKHNAAEAAKPAGVMLGLPKIGAPEPLPVTTGGCGCD